The genomic stretch CGCTCCGGCCATGCGGGTTCACTGTTCCAGCATTAGCTTTCGCCATCGAAAAAATATGCAGCGAATCAAAAACCCTAAAAAAGCTTAAAAGAATAACAAAGCAACCGAAATAAGTACCAAAAATCtacaaattataaataaaaatagaaatttgGTGATAAAAGAAAAGGAGTGTAGGTATTTGCGGTAGAGAGAAGGAGAGGTTTTGAATATCGGAACCTTTTTTTTCTGCTGATATGGGAAGAATGAAAGAAGAGGGGAAAACCCTAGCAACCGTTACCGGCGCTAGAAGGTGGCTGCAGAGGCAAGAGATGGAGGCGCTGCGTTGAGGAGTACTGGGGTCTGGTAAATGGGTTTTTCGGTTGCACGGTTAATACTTAATACTTATGATACCGGCCGCGTTACTTGACTTGCACCCGAGTGCAGCAGAGTAAGTATAACATAGCGCCCTAAAACGACTGTCGTTTGAAATATTGTAGGCCTTAGCCTTTTACTCGTTTCTACGTTAACTGTGCAAAAATGATGGAAAGAAAAGTCTAGAAACAACCTGCCTGCATACTCTTAATTTTATGGATCCCGCTACGTTACTAACAGCATTTCTGTCAACttctgtcaatttttgtttataACTGTGTTTAATGGAAGTATTTTTATGAAtatgtctaataaaaatatttattttatgacTGTATCTAATAAAAgtatctttatatatatttcttaTATGTGTCTCCTTATGCatgtgtttaaaatataataattaattattattgacaATAAATTATTAAGTTGACAGATAGTATATTAGTAACCTAtactttttctaattttatttattatttattatttaattttaatattgatccatgaaaatctttatctttataataatacaaatctttatttttatagtaatcttaatcttaatttttattttaatctttatctttatcactagaaatttttagaatataatttatgaattatatattattattattattattattattatttatttagatttttatttttaaattttaagttatttgttTAGATGGTTTTATTtggattattattttttaaattttaaattattttatttagatggttgttttttaaattttaggttATTTAACttaagttgttattttttaaattttaaactattttacttaagttgttatttttttaattttagcactatttttaaaaaatttgttaattctttttagcactattttttaaaaatttgctGACGTGGCGCTCATACGTTGtgttcaaaaatttatttatttaggtGTCATCactagaaatttttaaaattatatttataaattataaattattatttgcttagattgttcttattttaagttatttgtttattttaaaggtttaattactctattggtCTATATAATTtcgcaaaattttcaattaggtccctgtacttttttccttttaattgagtccttgcaccaatttttttttaattgggtccctacactttttttccttttatttaggtccctatatctatttttttttagttgggtccctataaaattaagccaattaTTACTAAgagggacttaattgaaaaaaaaaatttgtgcagggacccaattaaaaagaaaaaaatatagggacgtaattaaaaattttacaaaactataaggaccaacagagtaattaaatttttttaaattttaaattattttacttaagttgttattttttttagctTTAGGTTATTTTACTTaggttattattttttaaattttaaattatttcacttaaattgttattttttaaattttaatactattttctaaaaaatttattgattctttttatcactattttttaaacaatcattggttctttttaaaaattgtagaTAATATTGCAGCTAcgttaatttagaatttttactCTTTATAGCTacattaattgataattaataatACATGAACTTGATTAATTGATCATTAACAATCCGTGTACTTGAAGccttttaaatatatttatatatttatttattttatctggAACTTtaatctaaatttaaattaaagtcaatcaaaattaaaaaatttagttatgAGTCAACTATAAAAGTATAAGTTATAAGACATGTATAACACCACAATTTAAAGTACATCAATTATTTCCTTTACATatatttaaaatctaaaatttccAATGGCTGCTATTTACAAAATTTCAGAAATCAATCATACAATTAATAATTTGTGTGTACGTATACGAGTGATATAGTTATATACACTaccaaattacaaaaattattcaTTGTCATACTCAATTGATATTGTTTGGCTCGATGAAGATGTGAGTTTTCTaccaatttttttatagtattttaaatttatattgtttatattttaaatttgtttgtttATCCCCATTTAATTGttctttgatttttatttatcaattctAGAGAGAAAATGTAACACtctaccacacagagctttacacctaggatgtaaagcagaggtggcgaggcgctacgacttctaaaagtaaaatttatatACGTAATATAGTGAAAAAGatttataactaggagcctttgaagaaaagtTAAAATCGAAAACGGTAAAACGAAAAGTGCAATACTCACAATACGTAAACGATAAACGgaaaaaataagagaagataATATAGATATAACTGAAAGAGAGTTCCAATGTACAAATATTAAAGCTCAAGACTCGGCTCGCGAAGATAAACTGGCTTGAGCACATAGttatataacatatatataagaGAACCCAAGAATAAACCCAAAATACAGAGTTACAGAACCTATTTCTCCATAATAACCTCTAAGAAGAAGTTAATACATCAGTAGATAAGTAGTGGAGATAAAAATATCTacgtatatacatatatacaaaataaagCCCCAAAGACAAGGATCTCTACTATCAAAAGCTTCCAGTATGTCTCAGCGAGGTGCCTCAcatcctgcatctgaaaaccacaaaatatgtatgggatgagaaccagaggttctcagcatggtaatgGTGCCCACATAATTAACATATAAGGTCCcgggaaagccaaaggcaatcctagaacttccgaCAATAGATTCAGACTTAAAACTAACATTTTAAACCATAAACAGAGTGAGGTATCTAAGGATTCCTGATTCTATCTAACTTCCTAACTTAACCCCTATGCTCTTCATCTCTTTCTCCAATCCTCTAAAACACCGATGTACAGACAGACAAAGCAGACAATACAAACACAAGTAGATATTCAAACATAGCAAATATAGCAAATAAGCATAGATATTCAAGTAAGCAAACCCAAGTAGTGCAAACCAAATAAGGTAcataaatgcatatgatgcatgcctttcctactggccatgagctcacgtgtcggttactTTGCCAGAGCCCGACacatccggtagctaacccggatatCGTCCTCTTGAAAACTGGTGGGTGGTACACCACCACAAACCCCACCATTGCGAGCGGTACACCACCACGAACCTCGCAAGATCTTCAATTGAAAAAACAACACACACATGTGGGCGGTACACCACCACGAACCCCACATACGTCTCGACAATGGACAAGCGGTAAACCACCACGAATCTTGCCAGGTCAAGCTAAAAACAATTTCATATTTAAACCTCTTTCTCAACATTTCACCAACCTTTTATCGGCAAGTACTACAACATTACATTCTCAAAAACATTTGATAATAATATAGGAATCTTTTCTTAAGATCCATACCTAAGTTAGTTACCAAAATAACACCGGCagcctaattttaattttatttttaaaataccaaATGAATTCGGAATTGCACAAACTTTATGTCCAGTCAACCGTCTCGGATTAGGCTTTCTAATAAACCAAAAATCataattttctgatcaatttAGCCTCGGgaatagaagaaaaatagtGCCTACTCTGCAGTGCTTAAAAACCTGAAAAACAGCAGCAGTGTGTAATATTCAATATTccatataaaatttaaattaattccAACCACCTTCAAAATTAATATGGTTAAACTTAACTTATTCAAGTTTCTTTCTCAATTGGTTCCAGGTcaatatcatttttaatgaagTTACATAATTTGAAAGTTAGATAGAAATAATTCAAAATCTGTTTTAGAAATCAAGTGGCTTAATATCTTTCAACCTGTATAACTTTCACTACAAAACTTCAATTAGGGTAAAGTTTGGTTTGGAAACTCCTAACTTATCTAGCAACAAGTATGTCTTTGTTACAACTCAATTGCTATTCAATTCTAAGAGTTACAAGCATTGGAAGTTGATGCATAACTTGCTGAAAACTGATTCTTTCTGGCTTTGATCActagttttcaaaaattcacaacTCCCAATCCTTAACTCCTAAAATTCTGAAATTTTAGAGAGATAACCaagttaatcaaattttaaaacaaaattactTTCACTCCAAAACTCAGCTCGTAGGAGTCGCAGCAAGACAAACAAGTTGCTGCCCTGTTTGAACTTCTCTACTGCAGGACAGATTTATCATCTTAACTTTAAAAATTCACTATAAATtgtatatttaacaaaaatctCTCAAATTTTCCAGTCCAATTTCCTATATTTCTAAGCTTAATCCAGACTTGGTCCCATGCAATTCCGATAATCACAGAATTAGTTATAGCTTTTCAAAGTTTCTGACTTCGTTTAAAAGTAATGCAGAAAATCAAATTTCATAATtcaactttgaaaaatcataactaaTTTTCTAGTTAATACGAAATCTTTAAAATTGAATATTGATAACTATACTTGTTGTAGTTCGCTTAGCTTTTAGTCTCATAATTCCAATCACTATTAAGATGCTAGTTCACTTTCAAAACTTCAGATTTTCAACAAGTAATTTAGTATTTCAAAATAAAGTCCCGACATTACTCAATACACCAATTACATCAATTTTACAAGTATGGTCACTTCTACACAATAATTCATTCTCAATAATATAATCCATACCAACAACTcacatatacatatacatatacatcATCAACACCATCAACTTCCTTATACCAAATGACAACCAACTTAGTCAATCTACATTCAATTCAACACAATATACTACAAAATCAATCATCATTATCATATCCAAGTCCAATATACATCACCATCAATATCATTATCAAAACATCTTAGTTATCATTGTTCAACACTCCCTCAAAGTTAAATTCTCAACATTTACATCTTCCAATCCCAACAATCAAAATCATGCAACACAAATCATCAATACCATCATTTCTCACCCAAGTTCAAGATAACTCAACATTTACTTTAAGGTCACTAACCACTAATCATACATACATGCTTCAACCTATCTTATGGTTATCTAGCCTATGTTTTCACAAGACATTACATTTTAGTTACGAGaaatcgaaaccataccttggccgattctcCTAAGCTCAAAACCACTAAAATTCAAGCTTCAAGGTTCTCAATCAACTCCAATAATTCCAGCCACCAAGGATTTGTTCCAAGAGCTCCAATTCACCAATTCAACCTCCAATTTAACATAAATTCAATCTAATTCATACAATTCACTAAATTAGCACTAGGGTACATAAAATTGGGAAAACCACAAGGGTTTAGTATTCTCTTACCTTACCCGTTGATGATTGGAGTATAATCCAACAATTATCCAATGTTAGATTGCACCTAAACCAccaaaattatcaaaattactCAAAACTCAAACCAATTTCATGAAGAAAGAGGGCACAGAGAACTTAGCAAGAATTATAAAAATACTTACCACTTTATTCAGATAGAATTGAAGAGGACTCCGAAATAAATGTGTGGCCATAAAcgactcgtcaatcggagctccggattAAAAGTTATGGAAGATTGAATATTTGAGTGGCAAGGGTTTTATGTTTGCTTCCCTTCCCTCTCTTCTCTGCGGACAGCAGCATGAATGAAGAAGAACGTTTGATTTCAAGCTTATATACATGGGTTAGGTTGGTGGGCTTGGGCCCACTTGGGTTCGGTTCAACCGGTTTGACTCGTTCGACCCAATCTTGGGCCAAATTCTTTataattagtgtcaaaatttttattttaattagctctacctcattaaactataaaatcctattttctaattttttattaataattaattttttagctaattatttactaattttgcGGGTTTTACAGAAAAAATACACACCTCAGTTAAGAGGGCTCTTGTGTCCTGATTCGTGAATTTGCTAAGAGAAGGAATATCTTACCAAATAAGATATTTTGGTGTTGAACTCAATATGGGTAATTTCAAGACTACACATCATGAGTATGTGGTTAATTTAAACTAACGTACCGATATGCACATACTTCCATAATTGTCAAGTATCCCATGATATAGATTTAATTTTATGAGTTTTGACACTCTCAATGCTCTTGGGTACGATTACACATATTTGGTTGGTAAGtttattgttttaaaaaaagtataattcatttataaattgatttattttattggtAATTTCGgttgtatttttttcttaacaAATTTATTGACaaaaaacttttttatattttaatccATTTTAGATGTTATTGGATAtcttgctgaaattgagagTGAGAAAACTCTTGAAAAGGATAGCAAATTTACCAAGTACAATGTTATTGAATTAGAGATTGATGATgggtaattatatatttatttttataaatctaaaaattttgattttgacttcattgtaaatttttatgtatttaaatttatttcagaAGTTTATTCTcatcttttttaaattgttatttcaatttattttgttatgaatatttttatactattaaaatttttttcgcaccactagaaaactagttattacatacggatatttccgacggattttatcCCACGGAAATACAGACGAAATTTCAGAGTgatttttttgttgaaaaacaaaaaaatgaattagcataaTTATAGACGGAAAAGAAAATCTGTCTATAATTCTGtcggaaaaattaattttttttcatgaaaaattgttacagacgaatttttccgtctgtaattaaatagacaaaatactgcattttattaaattattacagacgaAAATTCTGcctgtaatttaaaattttctgtCGAAAATATTGAGTTAACCCTAATCTTATCCATATCATCTCGATCCATTTACACTCCACCCATATCAAATGAGCTTGTTCCTCTCTCCTTCAGCGAGTTGCTTCTTCTCTCTGTCGCACCAGCTTCTTCCACCGCTGGCGTCACAGATCTCTCTCCGTTGTTCCTTGCGTCACATGGGCTCCCTGCGCCGCCGCATCCAACCCTAACCCAAGAGCTTCGTCGCGCCTCCAACCCTAATCCCAGAACTTCGTCACGTTTCCAACCCCTGCTTCACCGCTCCCTCTATCGACGCTCCCTCCGTCTCAAAGCCTCTGTCGTGCTCACTCTCTTGTAAGCCTTCAAACGTTGCTCCTTCCTCCATGGCTGAAACCCGTAACGCTTTGTTTTTTCTCCTACGTCGCCGGTCTTTGTCTCCTCTTGCATGTGGCTGTGCTGAAGCTCCATGGGAAAGATATACAATGGATTCCATGGGTGAAGCTTAACCACAGCTATGGAAGTACCGCGAGACTCGATTGAAGCAGTACAAGAACTACGAGAACCTCTCGTTCTCGTGAGGATCTCGACAAAGTGAACACCTCAGCTGCTTTACGCTTTCACTTCTGATTCAGATGAAATTATGAATACTAATTCTAATTCGTTTCTAAACTCcctgtttatttatttatttggcaAGAGTGTTTGGAAGTGCAAAAGGAGAAGGCCTTCTGTATTGGCACCACTTGGGGTAATGATCACCACATGTTTGATACAATGACTATGATGTCTTTTACCTTCATTTTTATCCCTTTGTTCTAGGATACATTACATTACAAGAatgtgttttgtttttctttactGACTCACTTTTGTTGTTTGGGTTCAGAAGCCAAGACCTATTGAATCCAACATGAGTAGCTTTTTAAAAAATCAGCTACTGCTACTTCAATCTAAGCAGCCTTTAGAGCAAGATCATTCTGTCAAAGACAACTAGCCAAGAATAGCAGTGATATTTCTGAAGATGCACTTGACCAAGTTGCTGATTCTTTGAACAAGGTTCAGAAGATGGGTCATTTTGAGGATTATCTgcattctgcaactttaaagATTCAAAAGAGATACCGCGGGTGGAAGGGAAGAAAAGATTTTTCGAGAATATGCAACCGCATTGTAAAAGTTCAGGTACTTGTGCACACAGAATGTATTTTACTAGCAGTAAGGTCATGCTTGTCTTGTAGGtgatttttttttgagttttacaattctttcctttcctttctcCATAGTATATGCTTCTTTATATATAACCCTCAAATTATTGTGATGGCTGTAGCTTTTCTTTAAATGTAACatactattattttatttagtattcgGCATTTCCTTTATTTGTCTTGCAGAGTCAATTCTTACTGCCTCTGTCCTTGGTGTCCTTGCAGAGTCAATGCTAGAGTTTCTTTGAACTTAAAGTGCAAAAAACTACAAGTTGAATCTTGTTTGAAATCCAAACTCAACCCTACTCACCTGGTATGTCACTACTTTTTTTCGTTCAATTTCTTCTCCCAAGGGtttttttcttgcatcattCATTCCACGCTGCATTTTTTCTAAGTAGAACTCTGGTTCTTTCATTTGCTTTTTTTCAACCACTAACAGCCACTCCTTTAATTCTATTTATCTATACTGGATATGTT from Arachis stenosperma cultivar V10309 chromosome 9, arast.V10309.gnm1.PFL2, whole genome shotgun sequence encodes the following:
- the LOC130949468 gene encoding protein BOLA2-like — encoded protein: MSFDTLNALGYDYTYLVDVIGYLAEIESEKTLEKDSKFTKYNVIELEIDDGVNSYCLCPWCPCRVNARVSLNLKCKKLQVESCLKSKLNPTHLEVVDTSGGCGASFVVEIVSKEFEGKRLLERHQMVNAALEEEMKEIHALFVKKAVTPEQWKQLQQDSNQANPAA